One part of the Melospiza melodia melodia isolate bMelMel2 chromosome 3, bMelMel2.pri, whole genome shotgun sequence genome encodes these proteins:
- the LOC134416476 gene encoding gallinacin-12-like: MPSSMPAAHRGSCEMSLPALGFSSRAKGMGILVLVFILMSLTQHGDAYGPDSCNQGGGLCRVGSCASGEYLAQFCFEPVILCCKNLSPAATER; encoded by the exons ATGCCATCCAGCATGCCAGCAGCACACAGAGGCTCCTGTGAAATGTCACTCCCAGCCCTGGGATTTTCCAGCAGAGCCAAAGGAATGGGGATCCTCGTGCTTGTTTTCATACTCATGTCCCTGACCCAGCACG GAGATGCCTATGGACCTGACAGCTGTAACCAGGGAGGGGGCCTGTGCAGAGTGGGAAGCTGTGCTTCTGGTGAATACCTGGCTCAGTTCTGCTTTGAACCTGTCATTCTCTGCTGCAAAAATCTGTCACCTGCTGCCACAGAGAGGTGA